The following are encoded together in the Deltaproteobacteria bacterium HGW-Deltaproteobacteria-18 genome:
- a CDS encoding TIGR00299 family protein yields the protein MNILYYDCFAGASGDMNLAAMIDLGVEPEYLRSELSKLGLEHEFELVVTADSRHGIHGTRVDVVLKNGGDEHRHDDHIHGNTPHAGHHHGHDKDNHGHHHGDASHECGHDHGNAHKNGNPHGEHRNLANIEAIIRGSSLDAEVKETSLAIFRRVAEAEAKVHGKAIEEVHFHEVGATDSIVDIVGAAICFHRLDVDAVWASSVELGGGFVRCAHGMIPVPAPATVEILHGVPTTRGSVRQETTTPTGAAILAALVDRFTDSPRMVTDRTAYGIGHRHSDIPNVLRVHLARVEDGPEAWTRQDACLLQCNIDDMTGEMLGVVMEDLMAAGAMDVHFTPIQMKKNRPATCLSLLCAKKDEARFTNLVFSQTTTLGVKSLPVSKSVLEIAFEKVETPLGPVTFKHALLGGKIVRSKPELEDCRRLSVRHGIPLIEVCARIVWDRGESR from the coding sequence GAGTTGGTCGTTACCGCAGACTCCCGCCACGGCATCCACGGCACGCGGGTGGACGTGGTCCTGAAGAACGGCGGCGACGAGCACCGGCATGACGACCATATCCACGGCAATACGCCCCACGCCGGCCATCATCATGGGCACGACAAAGACAATCACGGGCATCACCATGGTGACGCCAGTCATGAGTGCGGACATGATCACGGCAATGCGCATAAAAATGGTAATCCGCACGGTGAGCATCGCAATCTTGCGAACATCGAGGCCATTATCCGGGGAAGTTCCCTGGACGCGGAGGTCAAGGAGACGAGCTTGGCCATTTTTCGCCGGGTGGCCGAAGCCGAGGCCAAGGTCCATGGGAAGGCGATCGAGGAAGTCCATTTCCACGAGGTGGGCGCCACCGACTCCATCGTGGACATCGTCGGCGCGGCCATCTGCTTCCATCGTCTCGATGTGGACGCGGTCTGGGCCTCGTCGGTGGAGCTGGGCGGCGGTTTCGTGCGTTGCGCCCACGGTATGATCCCTGTCCCGGCACCGGCCACGGTGGAAATTCTGCATGGTGTGCCGACCACGCGCGGGTCCGTGCGTCAGGAGACGACCACCCCGACGGGCGCGGCCATTCTCGCGGCCCTGGTGGACAGGTTCACGGACTCGCCGCGTATGGTCACGGACAGGACCGCTTATGGCATCGGGCACCGGCATTCGGACATCCCCAACGTGCTGCGGGTTCACCTGGCCCGTGTCGAGGACGGTCCGGAAGCCTGGACACGTCAAGACGCCTGCCTGCTGCAGTGCAACATCGACGACATGACGGGCGAAATGCTCGGCGTGGTCATGGAAGATCTCATGGCCGCAGGCGCCATGGACGTCCATTTCACGCCGATCCAGATGAAGAAGAACCGTCCGGCCACATGCCTGTCGCTCCTGTGCGCGAAAAAGGATGAGGCCCGCTTCACGAACCTCGTATTCAGCCAGACCACGACGCTGGGGGTCAAGAGTCTCCCGGTCAGCAAATCTGTGCTCGAAATCGCCTTCGAGAAGGTCGAAACGCCCCTTGGTCCGGTGACTTTCAAGCACGCCCTGCTGGGCGGCAAGATCGTCCGCTCCAAGCCGGAACTGGAGGACTGCCGCAGGCTGTCCGTTCGGCACGGCATTCCCCTGATCGAAGTATGCGCGCGTATCGTCTGGGACCGGGGCGAAAGCCGATGA